One genomic segment of Rhinolophus sinicus isolate RSC01 linkage group LG11, ASM3656204v1, whole genome shotgun sequence includes these proteins:
- the ZNF574 gene encoding zinc finger protein 574 isoform X1, which yields MAALAGCRPLPLSAGHSLRHRPLPGCSGQLTPTSGSPAPGRAVHNLSCRGCSSLAHVGIEPATSALGARRSNHLSHPTQGLAAAMTEESEETVLYIEHRFVCSECNQLYGSLEEVLMHQNSHVPQQHFELVGVADPGVAVATEAASGTGLYQTLVQESQYQCLECGQLLMSPSQLLEHQELHLKMIAPQEAVPAEPPPKAPPLSSSSIHYECVDCKALFASQELWLNHRQTHLRATPTKPPAPVVLGSSVVLGPPMGQARVAMEHSYRKAEEGGEGAAVPSAAAATTEVVTEVELLLYKCSECSQLFQLPADFLEHQATHFPAPAPESEEPALQQETLSPSPAEVPVTQPDPLPSSDHSYELRNGEAIGRDRRGRKARRNNSGEAGGAATQELFCSACDQLFLSPHQLQQHLRSHREGVFKCPLCSRVFPSPSSLDQHLGDHSSESHFLCVDCGLAFGTEALLLAHRRAHTPNPLHSCPCGKNFVNLTKFLYHRRTHGVGGVPLPTTPVPPEEPVIGFPEPAPPETGEPEAPEPPVSEESAAEPAAPGTYRCLLCSREFGKALQLTRHQRFVHRLERRHKCGICGKMFKKKSHVRNHLRTHTGERPFPCPDCSKPFNSPANLARHRLTHTGERPYRCGDCGKAFTQSSTLRQHRLVHAQHFPYRCQECGVRFHRPYRLLMHRYHHTGEYPYKCRECPRSFLLRRLLEVHQLVAHAGLQPHRCPSCGAAFPSSLRLREHRCAAAAAQGPRRFECDTCGKKVGSAARLQAHEAAHAAAGPGEVLAKEPPAPRAPRAPRTPVAPATSLAGTAAAAPAAPARRRGLECSECKKLFSTETSLQVHQRIHTGERPYPCPDCGKAFRQSTHLKDHRRLHTGERPFACEECGKAFAISMRLAEHRRIHTNERPYSCPDCGKSYRSFSNLWKHRKTHQQQHQAAVRQQLAEAEAAVGLAVMETAVEALPLVETIEIYPLAEAEGVQISG from the exons atggcagctctcgccggctgccggccactcccGCTGTCTGCCGGCCACTCACTGCGGCACAGGCCACTCCccggctgctcagggcagctcacaccaacctctggcagcccagctccagggagagctgttcacaatcttagctgtagaggatgcagctcactggcccatgtgggaatcgaacctgctacctcggcgttaggagcacggcgctccaaccacctgagccacccaa CCCAGGGTCTTGCTGCTGCCATGACGGAGGAGTCAGAGGAGACGGTCCTGTACATTGAGCACCGCTTTGTCTGCTCTGAGTGCAACCAGCTCTATGGATCCCTGGAGGAGGTGCTCATGCATCAGAACTCGCATGTGCCCCAGCAGCACTTTGAGCTGGTGGGTGTGGCCGACCCTGGAGTCGCTGTGGCCACGGAGGCAGCTTCTGGCACGGGCCTCTATCAGACCCTAGTGCAGGAGAGTCAGTACCAGTGCCTGGAGTGTGGGCAGCTGCTGATGTCACCCAGCCAGCTCCTGGAGCACCAGGAACTGCACCTGAAAATGATAGCACCCCAGGAGGCAGTGCCGGCTGAGCCCCCACCCAAGGCTCCCCCCCTGAGCTCCAGTAGCATCCACTACGAGTGTGTGGATTGCAAGGCTCTTTTTGCCAGCCAGGAGCTCTGGCTGAACCACCGGCAGACACACCTCCGAGCTACTCCCACCAAGCCTCCGGCCCCAGTTGTCTTGGGGTCCTCAGTTGTCCTAGGGCCCCCCATGGGCCAGGCCCGTGTGGCAATGGAACACTCATATCGCAAGGcagaagagggtggggagggggcagctgtcCCCTCTGCCGCTGCCGCCACCACTGAGGTGGTGACTGAGGTGGAGCTGCTCCTCTACAAGTGCTCAGAGTGCTCCCAGCTCTTCCAGCTACCAGCCGACTTCTTGGAACACCAGGCCACCCacttccctgcccctgccccagagTCTGAGGAGCCTGCCTTGCAGCAGGAGACCCTGAGCCCATCACCTGCAGAGGTCCCTGTGACTCAGCCTGATCCCCTGCCATCGTCTGACCATAGTTATGAGCTGCGCAATGGTGAAGCCATTGGGCGTGATCGCCGGGGGCGCAAGGCCCGGAGGAACAACAGTGGAGAGGCAGGCGGGGCAGCCACGCAGGAGCTCTTTTGCTCCGCCTGTGATCAGCTCTTTCTCTCACCTCACCAGCTACAGCAGCACCTGCGGAGTCACCGGGAGGGCGTCTTTAAGTGCCCCCTGTGCAGTCGTGTCTTCCCCAGTCCTTCCAGTCTGGACCAGCACCTTGGGGACCACAGCAGTGAGTCTCACTTTCTGTGTGTGGACTGTGGCCTGGCCTTCGGCACAGAGGCCCTCCTCCTGGCCCACCGGCGAGCCCACACCCCGAATCCTCTGCATTCGTGTCCATGCGGCAAGAACTTTGTCAACCTCACCAAGTTCCTTTATCACCGTCGTACCCATGGCGTAGGGGGTGTCCCTCTGCCCACTACACCAGTCCCACCAGAGGAGCCTGTCATTGGTTTCCCTGAGCCTGCTCCCCCAGAGACTGGAGAGCCAGAGGCGCCGGAGCCCCCTGTGTCCGAGGAGAGTGCAGCAGAGCCTGCTGCCCCAGGCACTTACCGCTGCCTCTTGTGCAGCCGTGAATTTGGCAAGGCATTGCAGCTGACCCGGCACCAGCGTTTTGTGCACCGGCTGGAACGGCGCCATAAGTGCGGCATTTGTGGCAAGATGTTCAAGAAGAAGTCTCATGTGCGAAACCACCTGCGCACGCACACGGGGGAACGGCCCTTCCCCTGCCCAGACTGCTCCAAGCCCTTCAACTCGCCTGCCAACCTGGCCCGCCACCGGCTCACACACACAGGGGAGCGGCCCTACCGCTGTGGGGACTGTGGCAAGGCCTTCACACAGAGCTCTACCCTGAGGCAGCACCGCCTGGTACACGCCCAGCACTTCCCCTACCGCTGCCAGGAGTGCGGCGTGCGTTTTCACCGCCCCTACCGCCTGCTCATGCACCGCTACCACCACACGGGCGAGTACCCCTACAAGTGCCGCGAGTGCCCCCGCTCCTTCCTGCTGCGCCGGCTGCTGGAGGTACACCAGCTTGTGGCCCACGCGGGGCTCCAGCCGCATCGCTGCCCGTCCTGTGgggctgccttcccttcctcactGCGGCTCCGTGAGCACCGCTGTGCGGCTGCTGCTGCCCAGGGCCCACGGCGCTTTGAGTGTGACACCTGTGGCAAGAAAGTGGGCTCAGCCGCTCGGCTGCAGGCACATGAGGCGGCCCACGCGGCGGCTGGGCCTGGAGAGGTCCTGGCGAAGGAGCCCCCAGCCCCTCGGGCTCCGCGTGCCCCTCGCACACCAGTTGCCCCTGCAACAAGCCTTGCAGGCACTGCCGCTGCAgcccctgcagcccctgcccGACGCCGGGGCCTGGAGTGCAGCGAGTGCAAGAAGCTGTTCAGCACAGAGACGTCGCTGCAGGTGCACCAGCGCATCCACACGGGCGAGCGGCCCTACCCCTGTCCGGACTGTGGCAAAGCCTTCCGTCAGAGCACCCACCTTAAGGACCACCGGCGCCTGCACACCGGTGAGCGGCCCTTTGCCTGTGAAGAGTGTGGCAAGGCCTTTGCCATCTCCATGCGCCTGGCAGAACACCGCCGCATTCACACCAACGAGCGGCCCTACTCCTGCCCCGACTGTGGGAAGAGCTACCGCTCCTTCTCCAACCTGTGGAAGCACCGCAAGAcccaccagcagcagcatcagGCAGCTGTGCGGCAGCAGCTGGCAGAGGCGGAGGCTGCTGTGGGCCTGGCCGTCATGGAGACTGCAGTGGAGGCGCTGCCCCTGGTGGAGACCATTGAGATCTACCCTCTGGCTGAGGCCGAGGGGGTCCAGATCAGTGGCTGA
- the ZNF574 gene encoding zinc finger protein 574 isoform X2 — translation MTEESEETVLYIEHRFVCSECNQLYGSLEEVLMHQNSHVPQQHFELVGVADPGVAVATEAASGTGLYQTLVQESQYQCLECGQLLMSPSQLLEHQELHLKMIAPQEAVPAEPPPKAPPLSSSSIHYECVDCKALFASQELWLNHRQTHLRATPTKPPAPVVLGSSVVLGPPMGQARVAMEHSYRKAEEGGEGAAVPSAAAATTEVVTEVELLLYKCSECSQLFQLPADFLEHQATHFPAPAPESEEPALQQETLSPSPAEVPVTQPDPLPSSDHSYELRNGEAIGRDRRGRKARRNNSGEAGGAATQELFCSACDQLFLSPHQLQQHLRSHREGVFKCPLCSRVFPSPSSLDQHLGDHSSESHFLCVDCGLAFGTEALLLAHRRAHTPNPLHSCPCGKNFVNLTKFLYHRRTHGVGGVPLPTTPVPPEEPVIGFPEPAPPETGEPEAPEPPVSEESAAEPAAPGTYRCLLCSREFGKALQLTRHQRFVHRLERRHKCGICGKMFKKKSHVRNHLRTHTGERPFPCPDCSKPFNSPANLARHRLTHTGERPYRCGDCGKAFTQSSTLRQHRLVHAQHFPYRCQECGVRFHRPYRLLMHRYHHTGEYPYKCRECPRSFLLRRLLEVHQLVAHAGLQPHRCPSCGAAFPSSLRLREHRCAAAAAQGPRRFECDTCGKKVGSAARLQAHEAAHAAAGPGEVLAKEPPAPRAPRAPRTPVAPATSLAGTAAAAPAAPARRRGLECSECKKLFSTETSLQVHQRIHTGERPYPCPDCGKAFRQSTHLKDHRRLHTGERPFACEECGKAFAISMRLAEHRRIHTNERPYSCPDCGKSYRSFSNLWKHRKTHQQQHQAAVRQQLAEAEAAVGLAVMETAVEALPLVETIEIYPLAEAEGVQISG, via the coding sequence ATGACGGAGGAGTCAGAGGAGACGGTCCTGTACATTGAGCACCGCTTTGTCTGCTCTGAGTGCAACCAGCTCTATGGATCCCTGGAGGAGGTGCTCATGCATCAGAACTCGCATGTGCCCCAGCAGCACTTTGAGCTGGTGGGTGTGGCCGACCCTGGAGTCGCTGTGGCCACGGAGGCAGCTTCTGGCACGGGCCTCTATCAGACCCTAGTGCAGGAGAGTCAGTACCAGTGCCTGGAGTGTGGGCAGCTGCTGATGTCACCCAGCCAGCTCCTGGAGCACCAGGAACTGCACCTGAAAATGATAGCACCCCAGGAGGCAGTGCCGGCTGAGCCCCCACCCAAGGCTCCCCCCCTGAGCTCCAGTAGCATCCACTACGAGTGTGTGGATTGCAAGGCTCTTTTTGCCAGCCAGGAGCTCTGGCTGAACCACCGGCAGACACACCTCCGAGCTACTCCCACCAAGCCTCCGGCCCCAGTTGTCTTGGGGTCCTCAGTTGTCCTAGGGCCCCCCATGGGCCAGGCCCGTGTGGCAATGGAACACTCATATCGCAAGGcagaagagggtggggagggggcagctgtcCCCTCTGCCGCTGCCGCCACCACTGAGGTGGTGACTGAGGTGGAGCTGCTCCTCTACAAGTGCTCAGAGTGCTCCCAGCTCTTCCAGCTACCAGCCGACTTCTTGGAACACCAGGCCACCCacttccctgcccctgccccagagTCTGAGGAGCCTGCCTTGCAGCAGGAGACCCTGAGCCCATCACCTGCAGAGGTCCCTGTGACTCAGCCTGATCCCCTGCCATCGTCTGACCATAGTTATGAGCTGCGCAATGGTGAAGCCATTGGGCGTGATCGCCGGGGGCGCAAGGCCCGGAGGAACAACAGTGGAGAGGCAGGCGGGGCAGCCACGCAGGAGCTCTTTTGCTCCGCCTGTGATCAGCTCTTTCTCTCACCTCACCAGCTACAGCAGCACCTGCGGAGTCACCGGGAGGGCGTCTTTAAGTGCCCCCTGTGCAGTCGTGTCTTCCCCAGTCCTTCCAGTCTGGACCAGCACCTTGGGGACCACAGCAGTGAGTCTCACTTTCTGTGTGTGGACTGTGGCCTGGCCTTCGGCACAGAGGCCCTCCTCCTGGCCCACCGGCGAGCCCACACCCCGAATCCTCTGCATTCGTGTCCATGCGGCAAGAACTTTGTCAACCTCACCAAGTTCCTTTATCACCGTCGTACCCATGGCGTAGGGGGTGTCCCTCTGCCCACTACACCAGTCCCACCAGAGGAGCCTGTCATTGGTTTCCCTGAGCCTGCTCCCCCAGAGACTGGAGAGCCAGAGGCGCCGGAGCCCCCTGTGTCCGAGGAGAGTGCAGCAGAGCCTGCTGCCCCAGGCACTTACCGCTGCCTCTTGTGCAGCCGTGAATTTGGCAAGGCATTGCAGCTGACCCGGCACCAGCGTTTTGTGCACCGGCTGGAACGGCGCCATAAGTGCGGCATTTGTGGCAAGATGTTCAAGAAGAAGTCTCATGTGCGAAACCACCTGCGCACGCACACGGGGGAACGGCCCTTCCCCTGCCCAGACTGCTCCAAGCCCTTCAACTCGCCTGCCAACCTGGCCCGCCACCGGCTCACACACACAGGGGAGCGGCCCTACCGCTGTGGGGACTGTGGCAAGGCCTTCACACAGAGCTCTACCCTGAGGCAGCACCGCCTGGTACACGCCCAGCACTTCCCCTACCGCTGCCAGGAGTGCGGCGTGCGTTTTCACCGCCCCTACCGCCTGCTCATGCACCGCTACCACCACACGGGCGAGTACCCCTACAAGTGCCGCGAGTGCCCCCGCTCCTTCCTGCTGCGCCGGCTGCTGGAGGTACACCAGCTTGTGGCCCACGCGGGGCTCCAGCCGCATCGCTGCCCGTCCTGTGgggctgccttcccttcctcactGCGGCTCCGTGAGCACCGCTGTGCGGCTGCTGCTGCCCAGGGCCCACGGCGCTTTGAGTGTGACACCTGTGGCAAGAAAGTGGGCTCAGCCGCTCGGCTGCAGGCACATGAGGCGGCCCACGCGGCGGCTGGGCCTGGAGAGGTCCTGGCGAAGGAGCCCCCAGCCCCTCGGGCTCCGCGTGCCCCTCGCACACCAGTTGCCCCTGCAACAAGCCTTGCAGGCACTGCCGCTGCAgcccctgcagcccctgcccGACGCCGGGGCCTGGAGTGCAGCGAGTGCAAGAAGCTGTTCAGCACAGAGACGTCGCTGCAGGTGCACCAGCGCATCCACACGGGCGAGCGGCCCTACCCCTGTCCGGACTGTGGCAAAGCCTTCCGTCAGAGCACCCACCTTAAGGACCACCGGCGCCTGCACACCGGTGAGCGGCCCTTTGCCTGTGAAGAGTGTGGCAAGGCCTTTGCCATCTCCATGCGCCTGGCAGAACACCGCCGCATTCACACCAACGAGCGGCCCTACTCCTGCCCCGACTGTGGGAAGAGCTACCGCTCCTTCTCCAACCTGTGGAAGCACCGCAAGAcccaccagcagcagcatcagGCAGCTGTGCGGCAGCAGCTGGCAGAGGCGGAGGCTGCTGTGGGCCTGGCCGTCATGGAGACTGCAGTGGAGGCGCTGCCCCTGGTGGAGACCATTGAGATCTACCCTCTGGCTGAGGCCGAGGGGGTCCAGATCAGTGGCTGA